The genomic segment CGGGTGTGTTGGTTGAAGGCGGAGCCGGGTTCGTGCGCGCGGGCGTGGATCGCGCCTGCGCCGGCGCGCCGGCCGCGCCAGGGGAAGGCGCGGGAGCGTCCTTGCGGCACGCGACGCCGGCGATGAGCAGGACCGCGCACGCGGCCGGGAACACGGGGTTTGGAAAATGGGGACGATGGCTTGCGCTCATGGAATTGAAAGTCGGGTCGTTGGACGGGCACGGCGCGCCGACACTCCCGGCGGATTTTTGTTCCGGGCTCATCGCGGGTCAGTCCTGGTAGATGGGAAGGAAATGGTATTTGACAGAGAGGCTCAGCACCGCGAGCGCCGTGCAATAAACGCGGCCGCAGCCGCGCTCCTGGCCGTCCTCGGCGATCCACGCGCCGTTGGCCTCCTGCTTGGGCAGCAACAGAGACTCGGTCTTGCGCCGCGCGAGGTCGGCGAAGTCGCCGCCGCGCTTGTGCATGCCCTGCGCGTAGTAGTAAATGCCGTAGAAAAACCAGCGGTCGGAGTAGGTGAGCGGGTGCTCTCGCAGCCAGTTCGCCGCGCCGATCACCTCGGGCGCGTCGTATTGCCCGCAGATCTGCATCGCAAGCAATCCCGCCGCCACCATCGCGAAGGTCGGCCCCTGCCCCGGCGTGTAGGCGAAGCCGCTCTTCATGTCCGTCGGGCGTCCCGCGGCATCGCGCCGCGATTCGTAGCTGCGCCGCAAGTAACCCACCGCAAGATCGATCGACTCCTTCGGCACGAGGATGCCCGCGTTCTTCGCCGACCGGAGCGCCATGAGATGCCACACCGAGACCGAGAGGTCGGCGTCGCCCGACTCCGGCGTGTAACGCCAGCCGCCGGTGAAGCGGTGGTCGAACTTGCGCACGCGCTGCGAGCGGAGCGTCAGGTCGATCGCGCGCTGCGTCTTCTCGCGGATCAACCGGTCCTGCGCCTTGTCGATCCCCATCCCGAGCATCTCCGTCAGCGCGAGCGCCGTGATGCCGTGGCCATACATGCGCGACGAGTCATCGCCGCCGAGGTAGCCGGGAAATCCGGCGGCATCCGAACTGCGGTCCGTCGCGGGGCGCACGAGGAATTGCAACGCACGCCGCATGCACTCGCCCTCGCGCGTCGTGTCCGACGGCTGGTTGCCGATCGCCGCGAGCGCCATCACGGACAACGCCGTCATCGGATTGTTGTAGGCGTGGCGCTTGTCGGCGTCGTTGATCGCGCCGCTGCCGTCCTGCGACGCCATCAGGAATTCCACCGCCCGCTGGCAGGCGGTGTCGACCTTGTCGGGCGCGCGCGGCTGAACCGTCTTGCCCGTGAGTTGCGCGCCCGCAGTCCATGCGAATGCAACCGAACACACTCCCGCGAGCAGCGACTTGAAGCCCACGAATCGAACGCAACCCTGAACCCTGAACCCTGAACGCCGAACTCTCCCGTCGGACCCCGCCCCACGCCCGCGCAAATCCAAAGCCCGCCGCCTTGACGATTGCCCGCTCACTACTTCCTCTCCCTCGCCTTCTCGGCCACGACTTTGAAGTAGAGCTCGACCTGCTGCCGGAACTCGCCCGCCACTCCCTCGCGCTGGCCCTCGGCAAGTCCCTGCGCGACCTTCGGCGGCAGCCGGCCCCAATCGCCACCGTCGCGCGCGACTTCGCCCGGCAGCATCCCCTTCGCTCCGCCGCCGCGGGCGGGCGAGAAGTTGCCCGTGCCGCTGCCCGGCGCCTCGTCGTCGCTGTCCGGGCCGCTTTCGCCGGGCACGCTGCCCTTCGCACGCGCGGACATCATCTCGGATTTCTGCGACTTCATCGCCTCCTGCAACGCCTCCGTCGAGGACTTGTTCGACTTGGACGCCGCGCCGCCGGTCCCGTCGGAGCCACCGGGAGGACCCGGCGAATTTCGCTCCGGACTTCCTTTCGTGCCGGCCTTCGAACCCCGCCCCTCCGGCCCGGGACCCGGCGCCTGCATCATGCCCGCGGGCGGGTTCATCTGCGCGTCGAGCTGGTCGAGACCGCGCGCCATCCAGCGCGATTGGGTGGGTGAAAAACTCGCGCCGCCCTGGCCTGCCCCGCCGGATTGCGACTGGCCTTGCGAACCACCCTGCCCCTGCTGACTGCCTTGCGACTGGCCGCCCTGCGCGCCGCCGCCGCGACCGGACTGCGCGCCTTGGGAACCGCCCGAGCCAGACTGGCCGTTCCCCTGCCCCGCTCCCTGCCCTGCGCCGGCGCCTTGTCCGCGGCCGGCGCCCGAACCTTGTTGTGAGCCTTGCTGTGAAGCTGCCGGTTGAGCGCCCGATGGCGCCGGCTGTTGCGCACTGTTCTGGCCGCTTTGCTGGCCACCTTGCTGCGAACCCTGCTGCGCCGACGCCTGCTGGCCCGATGGTTGCGCGCCCTGTTGCGCGCCCTGTTGTGGATCCGGCTGCGCGCCGCTTTGCGATCCGCGCTGCGATGACTGCGTCCCGGTTCCGAGGCGGGATTGCTGTCCCTGCGAGCCGGGTTGCGATGGCTGCTGGGCTCCCGTCGGGGGATGCCCTTGCTGTGAGTTCGGCTGCGCGCTCGCGGATTGCTGCGCGCCAGGTTGCTGCGCGCCCGGTTGCGAAGGGCGCTGCTGCGCCGATTGCTGGCCGGCCGGAGGTTGCGGCTGCTGCGACTGCGAATGCTGCGCAGACGGTTGTCCGCCTTGCTGCTGTCCGCTTTCCGGTTGAGGGCCCTGTGGTTGCAAACCCTGCGCCTGCGAACCCTGCGGCGGTTGGCCCGGATTGTTGGCCATTCCGCCGGGATTCTGCTGGCCCGACGCCGCGCGCTGCGCCTGCTCGCGGCCCGTGTTCGAGGCGTCCACCGCCCGCTGCACGACAGCCGGGTCGTTCGGATTCAGCAACGCCACCACGACGCGCTGCGCGAGAAAGTAAAGGTCTGTGGCCTCCGCCGAGGCCGCGCCGCCCTCGGTCGTGGCCGTGCGCAGCGCAACGAGTTCCTGAGGCGTCGCCGCGGCCGCGGCCGCGGCCGCGGCTTGCGCGAGCTTGTTCGTCGCGGCCACAAACTCGTTCGTCGCCTGTCGGAGCGGCGGGAAGATGGCGTTGACTTCGCGCGCGAGCGGGAGGGTCGGTTGGAAGAAATTCGTCGGCGCGAGCGCCGCGGCGGCCTTGAGCGGAGTGTGCACGCGCTCAAGTTCCGTGTCCGCGCCGGCCCGCCCCTCCTTCGCTGCGCGGACCACGGCGGGGAACGCGTTCGTCGCGAGCGCGCCGAGCCGCTCCGTCAATTCGCGCACGAGGTCGGGAAGCTCCACGCGATTCGTCCGCGCGACCTGCGCCCCGGGCGGCTGTGTTGGCGGCCCCGCCTGCGCGGATTGAAGCGGCGGAGGTTCGTTGAGCGCGCGGGCCAGCGCGGCGTTCTGTTGCTCAAGCTGGCGCTGGGCGGTTTCCATCGCCTGTCGCGCCGCGACCAGACTGCTCGCGGGGCCCAGCGCGTCGAGCGCCGCGCGCATCGGCTCTTGCGCCGTCTGCGCGGTCTCGCGGCCGATCTGCTGAAGCGCCTCGCCTTGCGGTGTGCCGAGGCGCGACTCGTGCCGGCCCGCGCGCTGGATGTCGGCACCGGCCTGGGCGACTTCGTTCGCGAGGTTCATTTGTTCGGTCGCGGCGCGAGCCATGGCTTGATCGGGCGACACGCGGTTCGTGAGCGCCGCGGCGAGTTGTTGCGCGAGCGCGACGAGTTGCGCGGTTTCGCCGGCCACGTGGGCGACCTTCGGTTGCGCGGACTGGATGCCCTGGGTCATTTCGGGCGTCCTCGCGATCTGCTGCATCGCGCGGACGCGGTTCGCGGCGGTCTGCATCTCGGTGGCGGCGACCTGGAGGTTCGGGATCATCTCGCCGACGCTGCGCGCGAGCTGCTCGGGCGGACGCGAGAGGTCCGCGGGCACGCGGCTGATGGCGGTGTTGAGCCCGGCCTGGGCGCGGTTGATTTCGCTCGTGATGAACACTTTCACGTCCGAGAGCTCGCGGTTGAGCGGCGGAAGATCATTGGTGACAAGCCGCCGGGCGCGCGCGACGAGTTGCGCGATTTGAGCCGGGGCGTTGCCGCGTTCGGCCTCACCGCGGGCGGCCTCGGCGAGCCGCCGGGGGATGTCCGCCTGCCGTTGCGCGGCGGACGCGAGCGCGGCGCGGGCGTCCTCGAGCGTCTCGCGCCCGACTTGGCCGAGTTCCTGCCGCATGGCGTTGTTGCGGCGCAATTGGTCTTCGAGTTCGGTCAGCCGTTCACGGTCGGACTTCTGCATCAGCTCGTTGAGCTTCTGCACGGTGTCGTAGTTGCGGTCGAGCGAATCCTTCACGCCGAGTTCCTCCTCGGCGCGGCGCAGCGCGGCGCGGGTGGCGGCGGGGTCACGGCCGGCTTCCATCGCGGCGTAGTGCTGCGCCATCTGGTGAAGGCTCTCGCCGAGTTTCTGCTGCTGTGCCGCGGCCTCGGTGAGCGCGGCCTTTTGGGCGGCGGCATCCTTGAGCGCGGACGCGGCGGCGAGCGCTTCCTGCGCCTTGGGCGGCGGTTCGCGCAACATCGCGATCGCGTCGTCGGCGTCGCGCGAGCGCTCGCGTCCCGCGGGCGTCGCGAGGTCCTGCACGTTGGCGTCGCGGCGGACGGCCTGCTGCAATTCGTCCACTTGCTTGTTCAGCGCGTCCTGCCCCGCGGCGAGCCGGCGAGCGTCGTCGCGCGCGGCGTCATTGCCCGATGGTTGCTGGACGGCGCGCGTGGCCTTTTCCATTTCCTGCGCGGCGCGGGCGAGGCCGGACATCATCTCGCTGAGGCGGGGCGCGGATTGGTCGATGCGCGAGCGCGCCTCGGCGAGCGCGGGCTCGGCTTCGTTGCGCGCCTGCTGGACCGCGTCGGCGAGCTTGTCGAGTTTTGCGCTGGCGTCGGCGGGGCGTTTGGCCGCCATCTGGCGGTCGAGCATTTCGCGGTCGAGTTCGGAGGCGAGCGGATGGCGCGAAGCGTCCAGCGCGGCTTTCGTCGCCTTCTCGGGCAGGCCCGCGGCGCGGACTTCCTTGGGGACGGACTGAAGGCGCTTCGATGCCCATTCCCAATCGCGTGTGCGGCCGGACGCGGCGTCGGGGGAGTCCTTCTCCCAACGCTCGGCCCGCGCAAGCTGGCCGAGGGCATTGTTGAGTTCGCTGATCTGGCGGCCCCCTTCGAGGGTGCGCACGGAGCGCTCCATCTCGCGAAGCGCCTCGGCCTGCCTGGCCATGTCGGCGCTCGCCGCGGCGCGCATCGAGTCGAGTGCCTGCGCGGCTTTCGTGAGGTCGGCTGTGAATTGTGCGTCGGTGTCACGGCGAAGTTCCTCGGCCGTGGCGCGGTCCTTCAACTGCTGGATGGCGGCCTGCATCTGCTCGTCGGCGCGGGCGAACTGGCGTTTCGCCTGCGCATCGAGGAACGGCGACTCGGCGCCGCGTTCCCGCAACGCGCCGGCTTTCTTCGCGGTGTCGGCGGCGACGTCGGCCTCCTTGCGCGCGGCCTCGAGCTTGTTCGCGGATGCACCGGCGATGCGGGCGAGATCCTCGCGGGCCTTGTCGCCGCGGGCGGCGAGTTCCTTCGCGAGCGGGCGCAATTCCGTCGCGGCCAGCTCGACGCCGCGCTGCAGGTTGCGCGCGGCGGGGAGCAACTCGGACGCGGGTTGGTTCGTCCCGACGGCCTTCTCCATCTGGACGCGCGAGAGTTTGAGCAAGTCCTGCGCGCGCCCGGCGCGTTCGGCGATGCCGCGCGGCGCGTGCTTGCGGAGCGGCCCGAACTGATCCTCGGCGGCGGCGGCTTCCTTGACCGCGCCCGCTTGGCGTCGCGCGAGCCGTGTGTAGGCCTGCGGGTCGGATTGCACCTCGGCGGCGGCGCGTGTGTTGATCTTGTCCTGCTCGCGGGCGAGGTAACCAAGGTGTTCGATGAGCGCATCGGCCTCCGCGCCGGCGAGCAGGTCGCGGTGCGAGCCCTCGATGAGCGCCGCGTTGTCCGCAAGCTGCGAGGTGGAGCGGGTGGCCTCGTTGAGCGCGGTGTTGTCGGCGGCGGCGTTTCCCTTGTTCTGCGAAAGCCGGTCGAGGTCGCTGCGCGCGGAGCCGAGGGCGCCGTGACGGAGTTCGCTGAGGGCGCGCGCGAGGGTGGTCAAGTCGGCAGCCTCGCGGCCGGGCGGGGCGGATTTCAAGGCTTCGCGCGTGAGCGCGGCGGCGCGGTCGAGGTGGCGCTCGAGTTCGGCGGCGGCCTTCGACGCGGCGGCGAGCACTTGCTGGCGCTGCAGCGGGTCGCCGCCGCGAATCTTCTGCGCCGCGTCGAACGCAATGGACCGCCGCAACTCGGACGCGCCGACCACGACGCCGGAGAGCGAGTCGTGCAGTGCGCGCTTCGAGTCGAGCGCGGCAAGTCGCGTCGTGTCGAAGCCCGCGGAACCGATGACGACGTGCAGCGTCGCGGACTCGGCGCGGCTGCCCTTCAAGTCGACGGCGGCGAGCTTGGTGTGGACGCGGTCGCCCGGAGAGACCCCGAGCTGGAGCAAGTCCCACCGGCGCGAGACGGGCGCGTTTGTTCCGGCGTTTTCCGCGACGAGTGTCTCGGCCCATGGGCCGTCGTTGATTTGGACGAGCTGGAATACTTTCGCGAGGCCGACGTCGTCGGATGCCGCGCCCAGCAAGGTCACGACCTCCTCGGAGCGCGCGATGAAGTCCTGGCGCGGTGATTCGATGACAACGCGGGGCACGAGGTCGGCGAGCGGGCGGATTTCGTAGACGGGGCTGAACTTGTTCTCGAAGCCCGTCTCCGCGGCGACGAGTTGCACCCGGTAAGTCGCGGCGACGATGACGGGAACTTGCGCCGTGAGCGTGGGCGCGGAGGACACGGGAAGCTGGATGCGGTTTGTCACGCTCTTCGCCTCGATGGAGATGGACGCCTCGCGGACGGGTTGGTTGAGGTGCAGCGTGAGATCGACGCGAGAACCCTCGAGCGCCGTGAGGTCACCATTCTCCTCGCTGACGGCGCGCGGCGGGAGCTTCGTGTAATCGGGTGAATGGAAGACCTTGTCGAAGCGCGCGACGTGCGGCCGCGGGCGTATGCGGAGCTGGAACTTCCCCGTCATCGCGTCGCGCGCGCGGATGCGAAACTCCACGGCGCCGCCGCCGAGCGGGAGTGTGGTGCCGTATTGCCGGCCTTGCAGCAGCGGCATCGCGACCTGCTCGCGTGGCGCGTCCTTCGGGAATGATTCGAGCACCACCTTGTCCGGTTCCGGCCCGGTGACTTCGACGACGATCGGCAGGCTGTCGCCCTGCGCGTGGAAGGCGTGGATGTCCGCGGGCTCGACAAGCCGCAATTGCGTGAGCGAGACGCGCTCGAGATTCGCAGCCGGCGCGAGCGCGCGGGCGACGAGCCGCTCGTAGCGCAGTCCGGGCACGAAGAACAGTCCGGTGACAATGGCCACGGCAATCGCCGCGCCGCGGAGCCACACCGCGATGAGCTGCGGCGGGAGCAGCGAGTCCATTTGCAGGTCTCGCAAGCGATCGGAAACCCCCGCTTGCACGAGCTGGCGAAACTCGGGCGAATCGTGACTCGGCGCGGACTGGCCGAGTTCGACTGCGGAGAGCAAGTCCTCGCGCAAGTCGGGCGCGGCCTTCTCGACGAGGCGCGCGACCTGGCGCGAGTCCGGCACGCGCAGCAAAAGCCGCACGCAGAAAAACCAGACGACGAGTGCCGTGGAAAGATAGACCGCGCCGCTGATGGCGAGCCGCGCAGGCTCGGGCAGCACGAAGAGCCAGTCCACGAGCGCCGCGACCGTCAGCGCGGCCAGGAAGGTGATGAGCCCGCCGCACAAGCCGCGCAGCAGCACGAGCCCGCGCCATCGCCGCGCAAAGGCGTCGAGCTGGCTAGCGATGATCGGATCCATGGCGATGCACCGGACTCCAGCCGCCCGGGGAATTGGAACCAAAACCGTGGACTTCATTCCACGCCTGGCCGTGAGCCGCGCCAACCTCGCGGAACTGGCCTTTGCCCGCGAGTTGATCCGACCGGAGTTTCCATGCGACGAGGTCCGTCATGGTCGGCCGGAATCCCGCGCAGCCGCACGAGCCGACGACGCAGACGGCGACCGCCGACTTGAGCCACGCGCGGGCCGGGAGGTTCGTCGAGACCGTCATGTGCGAAGGGCTCATTGCTAGCTCTGGTGCAGACTAACACGCGCGACCGACGGATGGGAACGGGAAAGAGCGATTGCCCGCTCGGGTCTTTCATGGATGCGGGCGGGCGGCACGGCCGCCCGTTCACGCCGGAAAACCGGGAAGATTTGCATTGCGCGGCCCCCCTGCCCTGTTAGTTTCCCGCCCTTCGCGCCGGGCGGATCGGCCCCACGGCGCGCTGGAAACGGCCTCAACAGTCCCGCCACCGTGTGGCGGCGGGCGGCCACAACAACATCCAACATCAATCCCGAGTTCGCGGGATGGCCTGCGCGGCGCGACCGACGCAGGCTCGCAACCAAAGAACAACATGATCAGCGTTGGCATCAAGGAACTGCTCGAAGCCGGCGTCCATTTCGGACACCAGACCCGCCGTTGGAACCCGAAGATGAAGCGCTTCATCTTCGACGCCCGCAACGGCATCCACATCATCGACCTGAGCCAGACCGTGAAGCAGCTGGATGACGCCTGCACGTTCCTCGGCAGCGTCGTCGGCAAGGGGGGAGAAATCCTGTTCGTCGGCACCAAGAAACAAGCCCAGGAAGCCGTCAAGGAAACCGCGCGCGCAACCGGCCAGCCGTTCGTCACCGGCCGCTGGCTCGGGGGCACGCTGACCAATTTCAAGACCGTCCGCAAATCCATCAAGCGCCTGACCGAACTTGAGCGCATGGAAGCCGACGGCACCATCGGCCAATACGGAAAACAGGAGCAATCCGCCAACCGCCGCGAAGCCGCGCGCATCCTCAAGAACTTCGAGGGCATCCGCGACATGGACGGCCTCCCCGACGCCATGTTCGCCGTCGACATCAAGCGCGAGCACAACGCCGTTGCCGAAGCCCGCCGGCTCCGCATCCCCATTGTCGCCATCGTCGACACCAACTGCGACCCCGACCTCGTCGATTACCCGATCGCCGGCAACGACGACGCACTCCGTTCCGTGCGCATGATCTTTTCCACCGTCGCGCAGGCCGTCACGCAGGCCAAGGCCGAGTATGAGGCGAAATACGGCCGCAAACCCGCGCAACCGGAAGCGCCCGCGGCCGAGGTCGCGCCCGCACCGGCTCCCGCGCCCGAAACCGTCGCAGTCGCCGCCACCGCGTAACGCGCACCGATCTTCGCGGCCGTCGCGGGCTCAAACCGTCCGGCGTTCGACGCATCCTCCATCCCAACCCCAACCCCTCACTCTCCAACCCTCATGGCAGAAATCACCGCATCCGCCGTCGCCAAGCTCCGTGAAATGACCGGCGCCGGCCTCATGGAATGCAAGAAGTCCCTTGTGGAAACCCACGGCGACATCGAGGCCGCCGTGGACTTGCTGCGCAAACGCGGAGTCGCGAGCGCCGCGAAGAAGGCCTCGCGCGCCGCGAACGAAGGTGTCATCTCCCAGCACATCGTCAACGGCGGCCGCGCGGGCGTCATCGTCGAGATCAACTGCGAGACCGACTTCGTGGCGAAGAACGAGACCTTCCGCGCCTGGTGCGATGACATCGCGCGGAAGATCGCCACCGAATCCGGCACCTCCCTTGAGACCGGCCTGGAGGCCGACCGCGTCGCCGCCGTCGCCAAGATTGGCGAGAACATCAAGATATCCCGCCACCAGCGCTTCGAGGTTCAGGGCAGCGGCCTCGTCGCCGCCTACATCCACACCGGCGCGAAAGTCGGCGTGCTCGTCGAAGTCGGCGCGGGTAATCCCGCCACCGTTTCCGGGGACGCCTTCAAACAGCTCGTCCGCGACATCACCCTGCAAATCGCGGCGGCCAGCCCCACGGCGATCCGCCGCGCCGAAGTTCCGGCCACGCTCGTCCAGAAGGAAAAGGAGATCATCGCGCAAAGCGACTCCGTGAAGGGTAAGCCCGCGCAGGCGATGACCAAGATCATCGAAGGCAAGCTCAACAAATTCTACGAGAACTCCTGCCTCCTGGAGCAGGGCTTCGTGAAGAACCCCGACCTCAAGGTCGAGGCCCACGTCGCCTCCGTGTCCAAGCAAATCGGCGACGAGATCACCCTCCGCAGATTCGTGCGTTTCCAGGTCGGCGACGCCCCGGCGGCTTGAGCGGCCGCGGTGAACGTGTGCGCCTTGGGGCTGCGGGGCAACGCGCGCCGGCACCAAGGTCGGCGACACGGCATTTCGACGTCGGAATCTGCGAGTGAAGGCGGCGCGGTGCTGTGCGTCGCTTCCCCCCGCACGACAAAAGTCCGGTGCCCTTCGCACCACGTCTCGGCGCGCCAGTGCAGCACCACGAAACTCCCATCCGCCCGCGCCAGCGCTGCCGCGAAGCTCCAAACCGCGACGCCGTTCTCCACCCGGTTGGGTTCGCCGAGCGGCCGGCCCGTCGCCTCGAACAACTGCCACACGAGCGAACCGCCCTTTTGCCAACCCGTGCCCTCGGCCCACGCGAGCAGGCGTTCTCCCTTGGGGTTCACGGCGACTGACGGCTTGCCCGTCGCCGGGTTGATCTCCGCGAAATGGATGTGGCCCGCCGGGTCACACGCTCACTTCACCACGCCGTGCTCCTTCAACAACGCCACGACGCCGTTGATCATGAACTGAAACGCGACGGCCGCGAGCAGCAGCCCCATCACCCGCGCGAAGATGCGCATCGCGATCGGGCTGATCCAGTTCGCCCCGCGCGCGGCGAGCTTGAAGATGAAGTAGCTCACGACGCACACCGCGACGATGCAGCCGTGGAGGGCGATCATCTGCTGGAGCGTCGCGGCCTGGTTGTGCAGCAGGATGGCCGTGGAAATCGCGCCCGGCCCGGCGAGCATCGGCATGGCAAGCGGCGTGATTGCGATGTCGTCCTTCTCCGTGCCTGCGTGCGTCTCCTCGCTCGTCTCCTGCACGGTGGAGCGCCTCGCGCGCAGCATGTCGAGCGCGACCAGAAGCAGCACCACGCTCGAGGCCATCTGAAACGCCGGCACGCTGATGCCGAGAAATCGAAACACCCATTTGCCAACGATGGCGAACGTGACCAGCACCGCCGCCGCCACGATGCACGCCAGCCGCGCCATGCGTGTGCGTTGCTCGGGCGTGTCCCGGGGCGTCATCGCGAGGAACGCCGGGATCGTCGCGATCGGGTCCACGATCACGAACAACGAGCTGAACGCAAGCAGCGTGAAGGCGAACAACGTCATCCCGTCTCCTCCCCTTCCCCGCCCGCCGCGGCCTGCGCCCCGACCGCGCACGGCGCGAGGATGGCGTCCTTCATGCCGTGGATGATCTTCTTGTCCGCGGGGCAAATCGTGGCGAGCACGCCGCCGAGTTTCGCGCGGGCCGCGTCGTGTTCGCCGGACACAAAGTAGTAGGGACACAGCCGCACCCGCCCAGTCATCGGCACGGCCTCGCCTCGGTCGAAGTCGAACCACCGCGATTGAACCGCGCGCGGCTTGTGGTAGCGCTGCAGCACGAACGGCGTGCGCTCAAACTCCGCGATCGCCCGGTCCACCGCCGCGCTCCAGTCGCCCGCCGACAGGTCGCAGCCGAGGAACACGCCGCGCGAACCCCACGCGTGCTCGGAGAAGCCGGACACTTTCAGAATCAATTCACGCTCGTGCTGCGAGAGAGCCTTGAGCTGTCGCCAGTCGGTGAGATTTAACTCGGGAATCGCCGCGTGCGCCGGCAGCGGCGCGGGATCCACGACCCACGAGAACGGCACGTGCGCGAGCAGGTGGTTGAAAAAGCCCGACCCCAATTCCTGCCGCCAGAAGTCGCGCAGGTTCCGGTTCCAGAGCAGCGCGAAGAGCATCTTCTCCTCGAACACCGGCTTGGGCGGCGGCGTGAGGCGGATGCGTTTCTCGTGCGCCGCTTTGAACAGGGACGCCGCGCCGGGGACGTTGGCCGCGTCGAACAATTCGAAGAACCGATACACCGCGTCGCCCGCCGCGAAGGCGGTGAACCCCGGTTCCTGAACCTGAATCCTCGAACCGCCAACCTCCGCCGCGACCCACTCCATCTCGGGTCGATACGTGGCGGACTCCTCCGAGACCACAACGTGAACGCGGGGCGCCGCGCCGAAAATGCTCGTGAAACCGTCGAGCATTCCACCCGCGCCGCCGATCACTTCGACCGGGGCCGTTGTCCGCGAATCCGGTCCGTCGTCTCCCGGCCCGCTCGTCGCGCGCGAGTAAGTCTTGCCGAGCCACGCCGTGAGGCCGATGCCACCGGGGACGCTGTCGAGTTCGGTGATGCTGAAGCCCGACTCGGTGAGGAGAATGTCCGGGCGGATGACGCGCGGCAGGTCGCTCTTGAACGCGTTGTCGCGCTGCAATTCAACCAGCGACGCGGGTTTGCCGAGGTCAAGCCAGCGCGCCACCCATGCCGGCTGCCTGCCCTCGACGCTCCGGCGATACAGCAGGTTCACCGCACGGTAGAATTGCAGGAGCACGCGGCCGAGTGATTCGAGTTCCGCCGCGAGTTCCTGCGGTATCGCGAAGGGCTCGGGCGCAATCCGCCACTGCTGGCCGGCGAACAGACCGCCTTCGGGCAGCGCGTCGCGGATGAGCCTCGCCCGCCCGGCGGCGGCGGGAATGTCGGGTGTGGACAGCATCGGGTCGGTCGATGATTGCCGCGACGAGGCTCGCGCAACTATCGCCGCGCCTCGGCCGCGGCGAACACGGCGGCCAGGTTGTTCAGGGGCGGGTCCTTCCTCGATGGCGGGTCGAGCAGCAGCCGCAGATACTCGATCGCGTCGGGGACATTCT from the Verrucomicrobiota bacterium genome contains:
- a CDS encoding terpene cyclase/mutase family protein, producing MGFKSLLAGVCSVAFAWTAGAQLTGKTVQPRAPDKVDTACQRAVEFLMASQDGSGAINDADKRHAYNNPMTALSVMALAAIGNQPSDTTREGECMRRALQFLVRPATDRSSDAAGFPGYLGGDDSSRMYGHGITALALTEMLGMGIDKAQDRLIREKTQRAIDLTLRSQRVRKFDHRFTGGWRYTPESGDADLSVSVWHLMALRSAKNAGILVPKESIDLAVGYLRRSYESRRDAAGRPTDMKSGFAYTPGQGPTFAMVAAGLLAMQICGQYDAPEVIGAANWLREHPLTYSDRWFFYGIYYYAQGMHKRGGDFADLARRKTESLLLPKQEANGAWIAEDGQERGCGRVYCTALAVLSLSVKYHFLPIYQD
- the rpsB gene encoding 30S ribosomal protein S2 — its product is MISVGIKELLEAGVHFGHQTRRWNPKMKRFIFDARNGIHIIDLSQTVKQLDDACTFLGSVVGKGGEILFVGTKKQAQEAVKETARATGQPFVTGRWLGGTLTNFKTVRKSIKRLTELERMEADGTIGQYGKQEQSANRREAARILKNFEGIRDMDGLPDAMFAVDIKREHNAVAEARRLRIPIVAIVDTNCDPDLVDYPIAGNDDALRSVRMIFSTVAQAVTQAKAEYEAKYGRKPAQPEAPAAEVAPAPAPAPETVAVAATA
- the tsf gene encoding translation elongation factor Ts, translating into MAEITASAVAKLREMTGAGLMECKKSLVETHGDIEAAVDLLRKRGVASAAKKASRAANEGVISQHIVNGGRAGVIVEINCETDFVAKNETFRAWCDDIARKIATESGTSLETGLEADRVAAVAKIGENIKISRHQRFEVQGSGLVAAYIHTGAKVGVLVEVGAGNPATVSGDAFKQLVRDITLQIAAASPTAIRRAEVPATLVQKEKEIIAQSDSVKGKPAQAMTKIIEGKLNKFYENSCLLEQGFVKNPDLKVEAHVASVSKQIGDEITLRRFVRFQVGDAPAA
- a CDS encoding MarC family protein, translated to MTLFAFTLLAFSSLFVIVDPIATIPAFLAMTPRDTPEQRTRMARLACIVAAAVLVTFAIVGKWVFRFLGISVPAFQMASSVVLLLVALDMLRARRSTVQETSEETHAGTEKDDIAITPLAMPMLAGPGAISTAILLHNQAATLQQMIALHGCIVAVCVVSYFIFKLAARGANWISPIAMRIFARVMGLLLAAVAFQFMINGVVALLKEHGVVK